A single region of the Streptomyces sp. NBC_01381 genome encodes:
- a CDS encoding ferredoxin: MHITVNRELCAGSGNCVVNAPEVFDQDDTEGLVLLRVTQPPADLEQSVELAAQLCPVGAIDVVREAIAR, translated from the coding sequence ATGCACATCACGGTGAACAGGGAACTGTGCGCGGGCTCCGGGAACTGCGTGGTGAACGCCCCGGAGGTCTTCGACCAGGACGACACGGAGGGTCTGGTGCTGCTGCGCGTCACGCAGCCGCCCGCGGACCTGGAGCAGTCGGTCGAGCTGGCCGCCCAGCTGTGCCCGGTGGGCGCGATCGACGTCGTGCGCGAGGCGATCGCGCGCTGA
- a CDS encoding response regulator transcription factor: MGEAGDIGELLSAVHVYEPDVVVLEAQSQAGHVHELKQVDAAMVVIVSDVDAVADWVRLTQVNVGALVHSDDPEEELVEAVRRAGEGTGYVSPGLSGALLRFVRATLPRPLTVVPTHAPLTSRESEVLQLVRRGMANKEIARRLGLSEKTIKFHVSNVLAKAHMASRAQLIASAAAM, encoded by the coding sequence GTGGGTGAGGCCGGAGATATCGGCGAACTCCTCTCGGCGGTGCATGTCTACGAACCGGATGTCGTGGTGCTCGAAGCACAGTCGCAGGCCGGCCATGTGCATGAGCTGAAGCAGGTCGACGCCGCCATGGTGGTGATCGTGTCGGACGTGGACGCCGTCGCCGACTGGGTCCGGCTGACCCAGGTCAACGTCGGCGCGCTCGTCCACAGCGACGACCCCGAGGAGGAGTTGGTGGAGGCGGTCCGCCGGGCCGGCGAAGGCACGGGCTATGTCTCGCCCGGCCTCAGCGGGGCGCTGCTCAGGTTTGTGCGCGCCACGCTGCCACGACCTCTGACGGTCGTACCCACGCACGCACCGCTGACCTCGCGTGAGTCCGAGGTGCTCCAACTGGTGCGGCGCGGCATGGCCAACAAAGAGATCGCCCGGCGGCTCGGCCTGAGCGAGAAGACCATCAAGTTCCATGTCTCCAACGTCCTTGCGAAGGCGCACATGGCGTCCAGGGCGCAGCTGATCGCGTCGGCGGCGGCCATGTGA
- a CDS encoding cytochrome P450: protein MDVASLPAFPFIGPDDNPFIPVKGADLERLEGPVGKVRLPFGGWAWLISRHDDVRQLLRHTGFSSDQYKTGFPILNPIPPKQEDASGLFIFMDGEEHSRFRRMLTAEFMIKNIRRIEPLIEETVVQALERMREIGPPADLMNEFALPVPSMTICHLLGVPYSDHDFFQDHSRVIMDRNSGPEETQAALGALAGLLGDLIKFKRATPEDDLLSRLVVERVDTGQLREDELVSLAMLLLVAGHETTANMIGLSALALLEHPGQLDALRADPSLAPGLVEELLRYITVVRTGLPRLAMEDAEIGGQQIKAGEGVVAMLSMANRDHSVFEDPDDFDPKRREAHRHMAFGFGLHQCIGQPLARAELRVALVELARRFPNLRSELKLADVPQRPMAVTFGVAELPVTW from the coding sequence GTGGATGTCGCAAGCCTTCCGGCATTCCCGTTTATTGGCCCGGACGACAACCCGTTCATTCCCGTCAAGGGAGCGGATCTGGAGCGACTCGAGGGGCCTGTCGGAAAAGTCCGACTTCCCTTTGGGGGCTGGGCCTGGCTGATCAGCAGGCACGACGACGTACGACAGCTTTTACGGCATACGGGGTTCAGCTCGGACCAGTACAAGACAGGGTTTCCGATACTCAACCCGATACCTCCCAAGCAGGAGGATGCATCGGGGCTGTTCATCTTCATGGACGGCGAGGAGCACAGCCGGTTCCGGCGGATGCTGACCGCCGAGTTCATGATCAAGAACATCCGGCGGATCGAGCCGCTCATCGAGGAGACGGTGGTCCAGGCGCTGGAGCGCATGCGGGAGATCGGGCCGCCCGCGGACCTGATGAACGAGTTCGCGCTCCCCGTCCCGTCGATGACGATCTGTCATCTGCTCGGAGTCCCGTACTCCGACCATGACTTCTTCCAGGATCACAGTCGCGTGATCATGGACAGGAACTCCGGTCCCGAAGAGACCCAGGCCGCCCTGGGCGCGCTCGCCGGACTCCTCGGCGACCTCATCAAGTTCAAGCGGGCCACTCCCGAGGACGACCTGCTCAGCCGGCTCGTGGTCGAGCGGGTGGACACCGGCCAGCTCCGGGAGGACGAACTCGTCAGCCTGGCCATGCTGTTGCTCGTCGCGGGCCATGAGACCACGGCCAACATGATCGGCCTCTCCGCCCTCGCGCTCCTGGAACACCCCGGGCAGCTCGACGCCCTGCGCGCGGACCCGAGCCTCGCGCCCGGCCTGGTGGAGGAGCTGCTCCGGTACATCACCGTCGTACGCACGGGACTGCCCCGCCTCGCCATGGAGGACGCCGAGATCGGCGGTCAGCAGATCAAGGCCGGCGAAGGTGTCGTGGCGATGCTGTCGATGGCCAACCGGGACCACTCGGTCTTCGAGGACCCCGACGACTTCGACCCCAAGCGGCGCGAGGCGCACCGGCACATGGCGTTCGGCTTCGGCCTGCACCAGTGCATCGGCCAGCCGCTGGCCCGGGCCGAACTGCGGGTGGCGCTGGTCGAGCTGGCCCGCCGCTTCCCGAATCTGCGCTCCGAGCTGAAGCTGGCCGATGTCCCGCAGCGTCCGATGGCCGTGACGTTCGGCGTCGCCGAGCTGCCGGTGACGTGGTGA